One stretch of Calonectris borealis chromosome 5, bCalBor7.hap1.2, whole genome shotgun sequence DNA includes these proteins:
- the LOC142083171 gene encoding inositol 1,4,5-trisphosphate receptor-interacting protein-like 1 yields the protein MIAAIFLALVVQSIIQLLQMVGVELDEATRERMQQRAEMLSREMTRRLQELEQSGFAWGALLFAALQQWQFWAIAGVLVLLFGLCWWLRKRSHEPASSSDRVQVVEEEEEEEGNDDAYYLQRFYEEHIRLRVQYLALECREVKYWVHRFILAFQEDLSNSFFPVPQSAIGVGSAFEGWSRRLKEEDIVYCLLVPLKPPRGHVFHLELDNAREMLARTFHIRVELVCTCLNEQLAGEMLCFLHCPEDELRRNQNPGLLGTLCTGSYLDVQKTARWFQNLVERAWVRFHESYSYRLRVLPSSRSCKFKVINNDNKSLCIEMMFGVQQGDSDIFVSSQTRETIFTPSTMWPESYAVAEVKFFRHVARRAPRNSFHLKCLQLCARFLMHRGSSTYALKTAMMHLLTTIPLSLWGRVSFVMGLLYIMRHLRHCLEEKRLNHFFFGNENVPEEIILPPAFQRAEPLNLFQHLAQDPAAHAEALRQFMELQDRLSRLLGVPRDAFAGLIPDGR from the coding sequence atgaTTGCCGCAATATTCCTCGCCTTGGTTGTGCAAAGCATCATCCAGCTCCTGCAGATGGTCGGTGTTGAGCTGGATGAGGCCACGCGCGAGCGCATGCAGCAGCGCGCGGAGATGCTGAGCCGGGAGATGACTCggcggctgcaggagctggagcagagcggctttgcctggggagccctgctctttgctgccttgcagcagtggcagttctggGCGATTGCTGGAGTCCTGGTCCTGCTCTttgggctctgctggtggcttAGGAAAAGGAGCCATGAGCCAGCTAGCAGCAGTGACAGGGtgcaggtggtggaggaggaggaggaagaagaaggcaATGATGATGCATATTACCTGCAAAGGTTTTATGAAGAGCACATACGGTTGCGAGTTCAGTACTTGGCCCTAGAGTGCCGGGAGGTGAAGTACTGGGTGCATCGCTTCATCCTTGCCTTCCAAGAGGACTTGTCAAACAGTTTCTTCCCAGTGCCGCAATCAGCCATCGGGGTGGGCAGCGCCTTCGAAGGTTGGAGTCGAAGGTTGAAGGAGGAAGACATAGTCTACTGCCTGCTCGTGCCCCTGAAGCCCCCCCGTGGGCACGTCTTCCACCTGGAGCTGGACAAcgcgagggagatgctggcaAGGACCTTCCACATCCGCGTGGAACTGGTGTGCACCTGCCTGAAcgagcagctggcaggagagatgctgtgctTCCTCCACTGCCCCGAGGACGAGCTGAGGCGAAATCAGAACCCCGGCCTCCTAGGCACCCTCTGCACTGGCTCCTACCTAGATGTGCAAAAAACTGCCCGCTGGTTCCAAAACTTGGTGGAACGTGCCTGGGTACGTTTCCATGAGTCGTACAGTTACCGTCTAAGAGTGCTGCCCTCCAGCCGCTCCTGCAAATTCAAGGTGATCAACAACGACAACAAAAGCCTCTGCATTGAGATGATGTTTGGGGTGCAGCAAGGCGACTCCGACATCTTCGTGAGCAGCCAGACTAGAGAGACCATCTTCACCCCAAGCACGATGTGGCCGGAGAGCTACGCTGTGGCAGAGGTGAAGTTCTTCAGGCATGTGGCCAGGCGTGCACCGCGCAACAGCTTCCACCTCAAATGCCTGCAACTCTGCGCCCGCTTCCTGATGCACAGAGGCTCTTCCACCTATGCCTTGAAGACAGCTATGATGCACCTCCTGACCACCATACCGCTGTCACTCTGGGGCAGGGTCTCTTTTGTGATGGGGCTGCTGTACATCATGCGACACCTGCGCCACTGTCTGGAGGAGAAACGCCTCAACCACTTCTTCTTTGGCAATGAGAACGTGCCCGAGGAGATAATCTTGCCCCCAGCCTTCCAAAGAGCCGAACCGCTCAACCTCTTCCAGCACCTGGCGCAGGACCCAGCTGCCCACGCCGAGGCACTGCGTCAGTTCATGGAGCTGCAAGATCGGCTCTCAAGACTGCTGGGAGTGCCCAGAGATGCGTTTGCGGGGCTCATACCTGACGGCAGATGA